Proteins encoded by one window of Elaeis guineensis isolate ETL-2024a chromosome 12, EG11, whole genome shotgun sequence:
- the LOC105055241 gene encoding uncharacterized protein yields MDSFDLNTRLPPRKRLLAGLKKEGSDCDFSLPVPLISSDLSARIHDIINSTTSSPDEIIEATKSVALAATEVAAAARATAMEKAAAAVKARTAAKNALELLDSISRSEAARKDCPTKTKSRKKHVAVKLLYGNKQPVGNRETDEELARRLHRAMNSSPRISKSKQKKLHGSGKEEVQNGGAACSGNSPVSDAKAVQLNNGYSIDKLEEKIVVCSKDDLFETEEEESGCHLEKYHHGSKERIIAGCRKAKIKRKKLPLSQCNVRDQGETEETQRSVDHALTRESELDHVERYTSSDNAKHSDDGHLSMKITSTWKCKKLKVSQCSSDSKIMHALCSNRAPAKASAMVKVD; encoded by the coding sequence ATGGATTCCTTTGATCTCAACACCCGGCTGCCGCCTCGGAAGCGACTACTTGCTGGGCTGAAGAAGGAAGGCTCTGATTGCGATTTCTCGCTTCCTGTTCCTTTAATTTCTAGTGATCTCAGTGCTCGTATCCATGATATTATCAACTCAACCACTTCTTCGCCTGATGAGATCATTGAGGCCACCAAGTCAGTAGCTTTGGCTGCCACAgaggttgctgctgctgcaagaGCCACTGCGATGGAGAAAGCAGCTGCAGCTGTGAAGGCCAGGACTGCTGCCAAGAATGCCCTGGAATTATTAGATTCTATCTCAAGGAGTGAAGCTGCCCGAAAGGATTGcccaaccaaaaccaaatcacgAAAGAAACATGTGGCGGTCAAGCTCTTGTATGGTAATAAACAGCCTGTGGGGAACCGAGAAACAGATGAAGAATTGGCCCGGAGGTTGCATCGAGCTATGAACAGTTCCCCAAGAATTTCAAAGAGTAAACAGAAGAAGCTTCATGGTTCTGGGAAAGAGGAAGTTCAGAATGGCGGTGCTGCGTGCAGTGGAAACTCACCTGTTTCAGATGCTAAAGCTGTTCAGTTGAATAATGGATATTCTATAGATAAATTGGAGGAAAAGATTGTTGTATGCTCCAAAGATGACCTTTTTGAGACGGAAGAGGAAGAATCTGGTTGTCATTTAGAAAAATATCATCACGGATCTAAGGAAAGAATAATTGCTGGTTGCAGGAAAGCGAAAATTAAGCGAAAGAAATTGCCTTTGAGTCAATGTAACGTGAGGGATCAGGGAGAAACTGAAGAGACTCAACGCTCTGTGGATCATGCACTGACTCGGGAATCAGAATTGGATCATGTAGAAAGATACACATCTTCCGACAATGCAAAACATTCTGATGATGGGCATTTGTCGATGAAGATTACATCCACATGGAAATGCAAGAAGCTCAAGGTGTCACAATGTTCTTCCGATAGCAAGATCATGCATGCTCTATGTTCAAATCGTGCACCTGCTAAGGCCTCTGCTATGGTTAAAGTTGATTAG